The proteins below are encoded in one region of Equus przewalskii isolate Varuska chromosome 1, EquPr2, whole genome shotgun sequence:
- the SPINT1 gene encoding kunitz-type protease inhibitor 1 isoform X6, with translation MMAGAHLSQALIPAVLVWLLCELGLRGTQAGQPPEPPGLPAGPACLDRFTAGVPDFVLDTEASVSNGATFLGSPTVRRGWDCVRACCTTQNCNLALVELHSDGGEDAIATCFLMDCLYEQNFVCKFAPREGFINYLTREVYRSYRELRTQGFGGSGIPRIWAGVDLKVQPQEPLVLKGVGTTDWHLLQGDTDVRVEKNDLDQVELWGLKEGAYLFQLRAGSDQPDSTTNITITVLSAKQTEEYCLASSKVGRCRGSFPRWYYDPTEQICKSFVYGGCLGNKNNYLREEECKLACRDVQGPSVERHHPVCSGTCPSTKFRCSDGCCIDSFLECDDTPDCPDASDEATCDKYTSGFEELQNIHFRSDKGHCVDLPDTGLCLESIPRWYYNPFSERCARFTYGGCYGNKNNFEEEQQCLESCRGISKKDVFGLRRESHIPSVGSVEVAVAVLLVTCIVVVVAILGYCFIKNQRKSFHRHHHRRPPPPTPTSSTVSTTEDTEHLVYNHTTRPL, from the exons ATGATGGCCGGCGCCCACCTCTCCCAGGCCCTCATCCCAGCGGTCCTGGTTTGGCTCCTGTGCGAGCTCGGCCTCCGGGGCACCCAGGCCGGGCAGCCGCCCGAGCCCCCTGGGCTGCCCGCGGGACCCGCCTGCCTGGACCGCTTCACCGCCGGGGTGCCTGACTTCGTGCTCGACACCGAGGCCTCGGTCAGCAACGGGGCCACTTTCCTGGGCTCCCCGACCGTCCGCCGCGGCTGGGACTGCGTACGCGCCTGCTGCACCACCCAGAACTGCAACTTGGCGCTGGTGGAGCTGCACTCCGACGGCGGGGAGGACGCCATCGCCACCTGCTTCCTCATGGACTGCCTCTACGAGCAGAACTTCGTGTGCAAGTTCGCGCCCAGGGAGGGCTTCATCAACTACCTCACGCGGGAGGTTTACCGCTCCTACCGCGAGCTGCGGACCCAGGGCTTTGGAG ggtccGGGATCCCCAGGATCTGGGCAGGCGTGGACTTGAAGGTGCAGCCCCAGGAACCCCTGGTGCTGAAGGGTGTGGGGACCACAGATTGGCACCTACTGCAGGGTGACACGGACGTCAGGGTAGAG AAGAATGATCTGGACCAAGTGGAGCTGTGGGGACTCAAGGAGGGCGCCTACCTGTTCCAGCTGAGAGCTGGCTCAGACCAGCCAGACAGCACGACCAACATCACCATCACCGTGCTGTCCGCCAAGCAGACAGAAG AATATTGCCTCGCATCTAGCAAGGTGGGGCGCTGCCGTGGTTCCTTCCCCCGCTGGTACTACGACCCCACAGAACAGATCTGCAAGAGTTTCGTTTATGGAGGTTGCTTGGGCAACAAGAACAACTACCTTCGGGAAGAAGAGTGCAAGCTGGCCTGCCGCGATGTGCAAG GTCCATCCGTGGAAAGGCACCATCCAG TGTGCTCAGGCACCTGTCCCTCCACCAAGTTCCGCTGCAGCGATGGCTGTTGCATCGACAGCTTCTTGGAGTGTGACGACACTCCCGACTGCCCCGATGCCTCCGATGAGGCCACCTGTGACAAAT ACACCAGCGGCTTCGAGGAGCTCCAGAACATCCATTTCCGCAGTGACAAAG GGCACTGCGTGGACCTGCCGGACACAGGCCTCTGCTTGGAGAGCATCCCACGCTGGTACTACAACCCCTTCAGTGAACGCTGCGCCCGCTTTACCTATGGCGGTTGTTATGGCAACAAGAACAACTTTGAGGAGGAGCAGCAGTGCCTTGAGTCCTGCCGTGGCATCTCCA AGAAGGATGTATTTGGTCTGCGGCGGGAAAGCCACATTCCCAGCGTAG GCTCCGTGGAGGTTGCCGTTGCAGTGCTCTTAGTCACCTGCATTGTGGTGGTGGTAGCCATCCTGGGTTACTGCTTCATCAAGAACCAGAGAAAGAGCTTCCACAGACACCACCACCGCCGCCCTCCGCCTCCTACCCCCACCAGCTCCACAGTCTCCACCACCGAGGACACAGAGCACCTGGTCTATAACCACACGACCCGACCCCTCTGA
- the SPINT1 gene encoding kunitz-type protease inhibitor 1 isoform X2: protein MGGASGTRVNVRPAPTALTQFHQKLGGGGGRSSAPGSGAEAAGRAAQEGGTGTSAGPAPPHSPAQVTGARRAPRRRQSRTEHVWPFVLRPRVRPGLKHPWGPEARTVKVTPVGRRATAPGRMMAGAHLSQALIPAVLVWLLCELGLRGTQAGQPPEPPGLPAGPACLDRFTAGVPDFVLDTEASVSNGATFLGSPTVRRGWDCVRACCTTQNCNLALVELHSDGGEDAIATCFLMDCLYEQNFVCKFAPREGFINYLTREVYRSYRELRTQGFGGSGIPRIWAGVDLKVQPQEPLVLKGVGTTDWHLLQGDTDVRVEKNDLDQVELWGLKEGAYLFQLRAGSDQPDSTTNITITVLSAKQTEEYCLASSKVGRCRGSFPRWYYDPTEQICKSFVYGGCLGNKNNYLREEECKLACRDVQGPSVERHHPDTSGFEELQNIHFRSDKGHCVDLPDTGLCLESIPRWYYNPFSERCARFTYGGCYGNKNNFEEEQQCLESCRGISKKDVFGLRRESHIPSVGSVEVAVAVLLVTCIVVVVAILGYCFIKNQRKSFHRHHHRRPPPPTPTSSTVSTTEDTEHLVYNHTTRPL, encoded by the exons ATGGGCGGGGCCAGCGGCACTAGGGTTAACGTCCGCCCCGCCCCGACAGCGCTGACTCAGTTTCACCAGAAACTAGGAGGAGGAGGTGGCCGATCCAGCGCACCGGGCAGCGGGGCGGAAGCGGCGGGCCGAGCCGCGCAGGAAGGCGGGACCGGAACCTCGGCAGGCCCGGCCCCACCCCACTCACCTGCGCAGGTAACCGGGGCCCGGCGCGCGCCAAGGCGGAGGCAGAGCCGGACGGAGCATGTTTGGCCCTTTGTTTTGCGCCCGCGCGTGCGTCCAG GTCTCAAGCACCCTTGGGGCCCAGAGGCCCGCACTGTGAAGGTGACCCCCGTGGGGAGGAGGGCGACGGCCCCTGGGAGGATGATGGCCGGCGCCCACCTCTCCCAGGCCCTCATCCCAGCGGTCCTGGTTTGGCTCCTGTGCGAGCTCGGCCTCCGGGGCACCCAGGCCGGGCAGCCGCCCGAGCCCCCTGGGCTGCCCGCGGGACCCGCCTGCCTGGACCGCTTCACCGCCGGGGTGCCTGACTTCGTGCTCGACACCGAGGCCTCGGTCAGCAACGGGGCCACTTTCCTGGGCTCCCCGACCGTCCGCCGCGGCTGGGACTGCGTACGCGCCTGCTGCACCACCCAGAACTGCAACTTGGCGCTGGTGGAGCTGCACTCCGACGGCGGGGAGGACGCCATCGCCACCTGCTTCCTCATGGACTGCCTCTACGAGCAGAACTTCGTGTGCAAGTTCGCGCCCAGGGAGGGCTTCATCAACTACCTCACGCGGGAGGTTTACCGCTCCTACCGCGAGCTGCGGACCCAGGGCTTTGGAG ggtccGGGATCCCCAGGATCTGGGCAGGCGTGGACTTGAAGGTGCAGCCCCAGGAACCCCTGGTGCTGAAGGGTGTGGGGACCACAGATTGGCACCTACTGCAGGGTGACACGGACGTCAGGGTAGAG AAGAATGATCTGGACCAAGTGGAGCTGTGGGGACTCAAGGAGGGCGCCTACCTGTTCCAGCTGAGAGCTGGCTCAGACCAGCCAGACAGCACGACCAACATCACCATCACCGTGCTGTCCGCCAAGCAGACAGAAG AATATTGCCTCGCATCTAGCAAGGTGGGGCGCTGCCGTGGTTCCTTCCCCCGCTGGTACTACGACCCCACAGAACAGATCTGCAAGAGTTTCGTTTATGGAGGTTGCTTGGGCAACAAGAACAACTACCTTCGGGAAGAAGAGTGCAAGCTGGCCTGCCGCGATGTGCAAG GTCCATCCGTGGAAAGGCACCATCCAG ACACCAGCGGCTTCGAGGAGCTCCAGAACATCCATTTCCGCAGTGACAAAG GGCACTGCGTGGACCTGCCGGACACAGGCCTCTGCTTGGAGAGCATCCCACGCTGGTACTACAACCCCTTCAGTGAACGCTGCGCCCGCTTTACCTATGGCGGTTGTTATGGCAACAAGAACAACTTTGAGGAGGAGCAGCAGTGCCTTGAGTCCTGCCGTGGCATCTCCA AGAAGGATGTATTTGGTCTGCGGCGGGAAAGCCACATTCCCAGCGTAG GCTCCGTGGAGGTTGCCGTTGCAGTGCTCTTAGTCACCTGCATTGTGGTGGTGGTAGCCATCCTGGGTTACTGCTTCATCAAGAACCAGAGAAAGAGCTTCCACAGACACCACCACCGCCGCCCTCCGCCTCCTACCCCCACCAGCTCCACAGTCTCCACCACCGAGGACACAGAGCACCTGGTCTATAACCACACGACCCGACCCCTCTGA
- the SPINT1 gene encoding kunitz-type protease inhibitor 1 isoform X1: MGGASGTRVNVRPAPTALTQFHQKLGGGGGRSSAPGSGAEAAGRAAQEGGTGTSAGPAPPHSPAQVTGARRAPRRRQSRTEHVWPFVLRPRVRPGLKHPWGPEARTVKVTPVGRRATAPGRMMAGAHLSQALIPAVLVWLLCELGLRGTQAGQPPEPPGLPAGPACLDRFTAGVPDFVLDTEASVSNGATFLGSPTVRRGWDCVRACCTTQNCNLALVELHSDGGEDAIATCFLMDCLYEQNFVCKFAPREGFINYLTREVYRSYRELRTQGFGGSGIPRIWAGVDLKVQPQEPLVLKGVGTTDWHLLQGDTDVRVEKNDLDQVELWGLKEGAYLFQLRAGSDQPDSTTNITITVLSAKQTEEYCLASSKVGRCRGSFPRWYYDPTEQICKSFVYGGCLGNKNNYLREEECKLACRDVQGPSVERHHPVCSGTCPSTKFRCSDGCCIDSFLECDDTPDCPDASDEATCDKYTSGFEELQNIHFRSDKGHCVDLPDTGLCLESIPRWYYNPFSERCARFTYGGCYGNKNNFEEEQQCLESCRGISKKDVFGLRRESHIPSVGSVEVAVAVLLVTCIVVVVAILGYCFIKNQRKSFHRHHHRRPPPPTPTSSTVSTTEDTEHLVYNHTTRPL; this comes from the exons ATGGGCGGGGCCAGCGGCACTAGGGTTAACGTCCGCCCCGCCCCGACAGCGCTGACTCAGTTTCACCAGAAACTAGGAGGAGGAGGTGGCCGATCCAGCGCACCGGGCAGCGGGGCGGAAGCGGCGGGCCGAGCCGCGCAGGAAGGCGGGACCGGAACCTCGGCAGGCCCGGCCCCACCCCACTCACCTGCGCAGGTAACCGGGGCCCGGCGCGCGCCAAGGCGGAGGCAGAGCCGGACGGAGCATGTTTGGCCCTTTGTTTTGCGCCCGCGCGTGCGTCCAG GTCTCAAGCACCCTTGGGGCCCAGAGGCCCGCACTGTGAAGGTGACCCCCGTGGGGAGGAGGGCGACGGCCCCTGGGAGGATGATGGCCGGCGCCCACCTCTCCCAGGCCCTCATCCCAGCGGTCCTGGTTTGGCTCCTGTGCGAGCTCGGCCTCCGGGGCACCCAGGCCGGGCAGCCGCCCGAGCCCCCTGGGCTGCCCGCGGGACCCGCCTGCCTGGACCGCTTCACCGCCGGGGTGCCTGACTTCGTGCTCGACACCGAGGCCTCGGTCAGCAACGGGGCCACTTTCCTGGGCTCCCCGACCGTCCGCCGCGGCTGGGACTGCGTACGCGCCTGCTGCACCACCCAGAACTGCAACTTGGCGCTGGTGGAGCTGCACTCCGACGGCGGGGAGGACGCCATCGCCACCTGCTTCCTCATGGACTGCCTCTACGAGCAGAACTTCGTGTGCAAGTTCGCGCCCAGGGAGGGCTTCATCAACTACCTCACGCGGGAGGTTTACCGCTCCTACCGCGAGCTGCGGACCCAGGGCTTTGGAG ggtccGGGATCCCCAGGATCTGGGCAGGCGTGGACTTGAAGGTGCAGCCCCAGGAACCCCTGGTGCTGAAGGGTGTGGGGACCACAGATTGGCACCTACTGCAGGGTGACACGGACGTCAGGGTAGAG AAGAATGATCTGGACCAAGTGGAGCTGTGGGGACTCAAGGAGGGCGCCTACCTGTTCCAGCTGAGAGCTGGCTCAGACCAGCCAGACAGCACGACCAACATCACCATCACCGTGCTGTCCGCCAAGCAGACAGAAG AATATTGCCTCGCATCTAGCAAGGTGGGGCGCTGCCGTGGTTCCTTCCCCCGCTGGTACTACGACCCCACAGAACAGATCTGCAAGAGTTTCGTTTATGGAGGTTGCTTGGGCAACAAGAACAACTACCTTCGGGAAGAAGAGTGCAAGCTGGCCTGCCGCGATGTGCAAG GTCCATCCGTGGAAAGGCACCATCCAG TGTGCTCAGGCACCTGTCCCTCCACCAAGTTCCGCTGCAGCGATGGCTGTTGCATCGACAGCTTCTTGGAGTGTGACGACACTCCCGACTGCCCCGATGCCTCCGATGAGGCCACCTGTGACAAAT ACACCAGCGGCTTCGAGGAGCTCCAGAACATCCATTTCCGCAGTGACAAAG GGCACTGCGTGGACCTGCCGGACACAGGCCTCTGCTTGGAGAGCATCCCACGCTGGTACTACAACCCCTTCAGTGAACGCTGCGCCCGCTTTACCTATGGCGGTTGTTATGGCAACAAGAACAACTTTGAGGAGGAGCAGCAGTGCCTTGAGTCCTGCCGTGGCATCTCCA AGAAGGATGTATTTGGTCTGCGGCGGGAAAGCCACATTCCCAGCGTAG GCTCCGTGGAGGTTGCCGTTGCAGTGCTCTTAGTCACCTGCATTGTGGTGGTGGTAGCCATCCTGGGTTACTGCTTCATCAAGAACCAGAGAAAGAGCTTCCACAGACACCACCACCGCCGCCCTCCGCCTCCTACCCCCACCAGCTCCACAGTCTCCACCACCGAGGACACAGAGCACCTGGTCTATAACCACACGACCCGACCCCTCTGA
- the SPINT1 gene encoding kunitz-type protease inhibitor 1 isoform X4 encodes MASASHSGRKEGFLELARAGTLEQASRIPLIKGAATQLLGSLPATRWKCFPRADADGEIVCIGLSPKSPPPAPSPAPQAWGWKRGPDQKGRQEATRQIARPSRARRRGSFPAGSGPPSADSVSPETRRRRWPIQRTGQRGGSGGPSRAGRRDRNLGRPGPTPLTCAGLKHPWGPEARTVKVTPVGRRATAPGRMMAGAHLSQALIPAVLVWLLCELGLRGTQAGQPPEPPGLPAGPACLDRFTAGVPDFVLDTEASVSNGATFLGSPTVRRGWDCVRACCTTQNCNLALVELHSDGGEDAIATCFLMDCLYEQNFVCKFAPREGFINYLTREVYRSYRELRTQGFGGSGIPRIWAGVDLKVQPQEPLVLKGVGTTDWHLLQGDTDVRVEKNDLDQVELWGLKEGAYLFQLRAGSDQPDSTTNITITVLSAKQTEEYCLASSKVGRCRGSFPRWYYDPTEQICKSFVYGGCLGNKNNYLREEECKLACRDVQGPSVERHHPVCSGTCPSTKFRCSDGCCIDSFLECDDTPDCPDASDEATCDKYTSGFEELQNIHFRSDKGHCVDLPDTGLCLESIPRWYYNPFSERCARFTYGGCYGNKNNFEEEQQCLESCRGISKKDVFGLRRESHIPSVGSVEVAVAVLLVTCIVVVVAILGYCFIKNQRKSFHRHHHRRPPPPTPTSSTVSTTEDTEHLVYNHTTRPL; translated from the exons ATGGCCTCAGCTTCTCACTCAGGCAgaaaggagggcttcctggagctgGCAAGGGCGGGGACGCTGGAGCAGGCATCCCGGATTCCACTTATCAAAGGTGCAGCCACACAGCTTCTAGGATCTCTTCCGGCCACGAGATGGAAATGTTTCCCGAGGGCTGACGCCGACGGCGAGATCGTTTGCATCGGGCTTTCCCCCAagtctcctcccccagccccttcaCCAGCGCCTCAGGCATGGGGCTGGAAACGCGGGCCGgaccagaaaggaaggcaggaagcaaCCCGCCAGATCGCCCGACCCTCACGTGCCCGACGTCGAGGGAGCTTCCCGGCCGGGTCCGGGCCTCCGAG CGCTGACTCAGTTTCACCAGAAACTAGGAGGAGGAGGTGGCCGATCCAGCGCACCGGGCAGCGGGGCGGAAGCGGCGGGCCGAGCCGCGCAGGAAGGCGGGACCGGAACCTCGGCAGGCCCGGCCCCACCCCACTCACCTGCGCAG GTCTCAAGCACCCTTGGGGCCCAGAGGCCCGCACTGTGAAGGTGACCCCCGTGGGGAGGAGGGCGACGGCCCCTGGGAGGATGATGGCCGGCGCCCACCTCTCCCAGGCCCTCATCCCAGCGGTCCTGGTTTGGCTCCTGTGCGAGCTCGGCCTCCGGGGCACCCAGGCCGGGCAGCCGCCCGAGCCCCCTGGGCTGCCCGCGGGACCCGCCTGCCTGGACCGCTTCACCGCCGGGGTGCCTGACTTCGTGCTCGACACCGAGGCCTCGGTCAGCAACGGGGCCACTTTCCTGGGCTCCCCGACCGTCCGCCGCGGCTGGGACTGCGTACGCGCCTGCTGCACCACCCAGAACTGCAACTTGGCGCTGGTGGAGCTGCACTCCGACGGCGGGGAGGACGCCATCGCCACCTGCTTCCTCATGGACTGCCTCTACGAGCAGAACTTCGTGTGCAAGTTCGCGCCCAGGGAGGGCTTCATCAACTACCTCACGCGGGAGGTTTACCGCTCCTACCGCGAGCTGCGGACCCAGGGCTTTGGAG ggtccGGGATCCCCAGGATCTGGGCAGGCGTGGACTTGAAGGTGCAGCCCCAGGAACCCCTGGTGCTGAAGGGTGTGGGGACCACAGATTGGCACCTACTGCAGGGTGACACGGACGTCAGGGTAGAG AAGAATGATCTGGACCAAGTGGAGCTGTGGGGACTCAAGGAGGGCGCCTACCTGTTCCAGCTGAGAGCTGGCTCAGACCAGCCAGACAGCACGACCAACATCACCATCACCGTGCTGTCCGCCAAGCAGACAGAAG AATATTGCCTCGCATCTAGCAAGGTGGGGCGCTGCCGTGGTTCCTTCCCCCGCTGGTACTACGACCCCACAGAACAGATCTGCAAGAGTTTCGTTTATGGAGGTTGCTTGGGCAACAAGAACAACTACCTTCGGGAAGAAGAGTGCAAGCTGGCCTGCCGCGATGTGCAAG GTCCATCCGTGGAAAGGCACCATCCAG TGTGCTCAGGCACCTGTCCCTCCACCAAGTTCCGCTGCAGCGATGGCTGTTGCATCGACAGCTTCTTGGAGTGTGACGACACTCCCGACTGCCCCGATGCCTCCGATGAGGCCACCTGTGACAAAT ACACCAGCGGCTTCGAGGAGCTCCAGAACATCCATTTCCGCAGTGACAAAG GGCACTGCGTGGACCTGCCGGACACAGGCCTCTGCTTGGAGAGCATCCCACGCTGGTACTACAACCCCTTCAGTGAACGCTGCGCCCGCTTTACCTATGGCGGTTGTTATGGCAACAAGAACAACTTTGAGGAGGAGCAGCAGTGCCTTGAGTCCTGCCGTGGCATCTCCA AGAAGGATGTATTTGGTCTGCGGCGGGAAAGCCACATTCCCAGCGTAG GCTCCGTGGAGGTTGCCGTTGCAGTGCTCTTAGTCACCTGCATTGTGGTGGTGGTAGCCATCCTGGGTTACTGCTTCATCAAGAACCAGAGAAAGAGCTTCCACAGACACCACCACCGCCGCCCTCCGCCTCCTACCCCCACCAGCTCCACAGTCTCCACCACCGAGGACACAGAGCACCTGGTCTATAACCACACGACCCGACCCCTCTGA
- the SPINT1 gene encoding kunitz-type protease inhibitor 1 isoform X3, translating into MASASHSGRKEGFLELARAGTLEQASRIPLIKGAATQLLGSLPATRWKCFPRADADGEIVCIGLSPKSPPPAPSPAPQAWGWKRGPDQKGRQEATRQIARPSRARRRGSFPAGSGPPRSASTSGARGLPARLDSVEPADSSLEGADSVSPETRRRRWPIQRTGQRGGSGGPSRAGRRDRNLGRPGPTPLTCAGLKHPWGPEARTVKVTPVGRRATAPGRMMAGAHLSQALIPAVLVWLLCELGLRGTQAGQPPEPPGLPAGPACLDRFTAGVPDFVLDTEASVSNGATFLGSPTVRRGWDCVRACCTTQNCNLALVELHSDGGEDAIATCFLMDCLYEQNFVCKFAPREGFINYLTREVYRSYRELRTQGFGGSGIPRIWAGVDLKVQPQEPLVLKGVGTTDWHLLQGDTDVRVEKNDLDQVELWGLKEGAYLFQLRAGSDQPDSTTNITITVLSAKQTEEYCLASSKVGRCRGSFPRWYYDPTEQICKSFVYGGCLGNKNNYLREEECKLACRDVQGPSVERHHPVCSGTCPSTKFRCSDGCCIDSFLECDDTPDCPDASDEATCDKYTSGFEELQNIHFRSDKGHCVDLPDTGLCLESIPRWYYNPFSERCARFTYGGCYGNKNNFEEEQQCLESCRGISKKDVFGLRRESHIPSVGSVEVAVAVLLVTCIVVVVAILGYCFIKNQRKSFHRHHHRRPPPPTPTSSTVSTTEDTEHLVYNHTTRPL; encoded by the exons ATGGCCTCAGCTTCTCACTCAGGCAgaaaggagggcttcctggagctgGCAAGGGCGGGGACGCTGGAGCAGGCATCCCGGATTCCACTTATCAAAGGTGCAGCCACACAGCTTCTAGGATCTCTTCCGGCCACGAGATGGAAATGTTTCCCGAGGGCTGACGCCGACGGCGAGATCGTTTGCATCGGGCTTTCCCCCAagtctcctcccccagccccttcaCCAGCGCCTCAGGCATGGGGCTGGAAACGCGGGCCGgaccagaaaggaaggcaggaagcaaCCCGCCAGATCGCCCGACCCTCACGTGCCCGACGTCGAGGGAGCTTCCCGGCCGGGTCCGGGCCTCCGAGGTCGGCGAGCACTTCTGGGGCGCGGGGCCTCCCTGCGAGGCTGGACTCGGTGGAGCCTGCGGACAGCAGCCTGGAGGG CGCTGACTCAGTTTCACCAGAAACTAGGAGGAGGAGGTGGCCGATCCAGCGCACCGGGCAGCGGGGCGGAAGCGGCGGGCCGAGCCGCGCAGGAAGGCGGGACCGGAACCTCGGCAGGCCCGGCCCCACCCCACTCACCTGCGCAG GTCTCAAGCACCCTTGGGGCCCAGAGGCCCGCACTGTGAAGGTGACCCCCGTGGGGAGGAGGGCGACGGCCCCTGGGAGGATGATGGCCGGCGCCCACCTCTCCCAGGCCCTCATCCCAGCGGTCCTGGTTTGGCTCCTGTGCGAGCTCGGCCTCCGGGGCACCCAGGCCGGGCAGCCGCCCGAGCCCCCTGGGCTGCCCGCGGGACCCGCCTGCCTGGACCGCTTCACCGCCGGGGTGCCTGACTTCGTGCTCGACACCGAGGCCTCGGTCAGCAACGGGGCCACTTTCCTGGGCTCCCCGACCGTCCGCCGCGGCTGGGACTGCGTACGCGCCTGCTGCACCACCCAGAACTGCAACTTGGCGCTGGTGGAGCTGCACTCCGACGGCGGGGAGGACGCCATCGCCACCTGCTTCCTCATGGACTGCCTCTACGAGCAGAACTTCGTGTGCAAGTTCGCGCCCAGGGAGGGCTTCATCAACTACCTCACGCGGGAGGTTTACCGCTCCTACCGCGAGCTGCGGACCCAGGGCTTTGGAG ggtccGGGATCCCCAGGATCTGGGCAGGCGTGGACTTGAAGGTGCAGCCCCAGGAACCCCTGGTGCTGAAGGGTGTGGGGACCACAGATTGGCACCTACTGCAGGGTGACACGGACGTCAGGGTAGAG AAGAATGATCTGGACCAAGTGGAGCTGTGGGGACTCAAGGAGGGCGCCTACCTGTTCCAGCTGAGAGCTGGCTCAGACCAGCCAGACAGCACGACCAACATCACCATCACCGTGCTGTCCGCCAAGCAGACAGAAG AATATTGCCTCGCATCTAGCAAGGTGGGGCGCTGCCGTGGTTCCTTCCCCCGCTGGTACTACGACCCCACAGAACAGATCTGCAAGAGTTTCGTTTATGGAGGTTGCTTGGGCAACAAGAACAACTACCTTCGGGAAGAAGAGTGCAAGCTGGCCTGCCGCGATGTGCAAG GTCCATCCGTGGAAAGGCACCATCCAG TGTGCTCAGGCACCTGTCCCTCCACCAAGTTCCGCTGCAGCGATGGCTGTTGCATCGACAGCTTCTTGGAGTGTGACGACACTCCCGACTGCCCCGATGCCTCCGATGAGGCCACCTGTGACAAAT ACACCAGCGGCTTCGAGGAGCTCCAGAACATCCATTTCCGCAGTGACAAAG GGCACTGCGTGGACCTGCCGGACACAGGCCTCTGCTTGGAGAGCATCCCACGCTGGTACTACAACCCCTTCAGTGAACGCTGCGCCCGCTTTACCTATGGCGGTTGTTATGGCAACAAGAACAACTTTGAGGAGGAGCAGCAGTGCCTTGAGTCCTGCCGTGGCATCTCCA AGAAGGATGTATTTGGTCTGCGGCGGGAAAGCCACATTCCCAGCGTAG GCTCCGTGGAGGTTGCCGTTGCAGTGCTCTTAGTCACCTGCATTGTGGTGGTGGTAGCCATCCTGGGTTACTGCTTCATCAAGAACCAGAGAAAGAGCTTCCACAGACACCACCACCGCCGCCCTCCGCCTCCTACCCCCACCAGCTCCACAGTCTCCACCACCGAGGACACAGAGCACCTGGTCTATAACCACACGACCCGACCCCTCTGA